A region of Oncorhynchus masou masou isolate Uvic2021 chromosome 29, UVic_Omas_1.1, whole genome shotgun sequence DNA encodes the following proteins:
- the twist1b gene encoding twist-related protein 1b: MSEEMTGEESSSPGSPLDSLSNSEGELDRQPKRCGRKRTSSRKNGEDSDSPTPGKRGKKSSSSSPHSFEDLQTQRVMANVRERQRTQSLNEAFSSLRKIIPTLPSDKLSKIQTLKLAARYIDFLYQVLQSDELDSKMASCSYVAHERLSYAFSVWRMEGAWSMSASH; the protein is encoded by the coding sequence ATGTCTGAGGAAATGACCGGGGAAGAGTCGAGCTCCCCAGGCTCTCCACTAGACAGTCTCAGCAACAGTGAGGGGGAACTGGATAGGCAACCGAAGAGATGTGGGAGGAAAAGGACATCAAGCAGGAAGAATGGGGAGGATTCAGATAGCCCTACCCCTGGGAAAAGAGGGAAAAAGTCAAGCAGCAGCAGTCCACATTCTTTCGAAGACCTACAGACGCAACGAGTCATGGCGAACGTGCGCGAGCGGCAGAGGACGCAGTCACTCAACGAAGCTTTCTCGTCTTTGCGGAAAATTATCCCCACTTTGCCTTCAGACAAACTGAGCAAAATACAAACCTTAAAACTTGCTGCCAGGTACATCGATTTCCTGTACCAAGTTCTGCAGAGCGATGAATTGGACTCCAAAATGGCAAGTTGTAGTTATGTGGCTCATGAGAGATTAAGCTATGCGTTTTCTGTATGGAGGATGGAGGGCGCTTGGTCCATGTCAGCATCTCACTAG